A genome region from Paralichthys olivaceus isolate ysfri-2021 chromosome 6, ASM2471397v2, whole genome shotgun sequence includes the following:
- the kazna gene encoding kazrin-A isoform X12 — translation MKSDCEQGKSVLLREEVAQLQEEVHLLRQMKDMLSKDLEETQGGCSADVLSATELRVQLTQKEQELDRAKEALQAMKSDRKRLKAEKADLVNQMQQLYATLESREEQLRDFIRNYEQHRKESEDAVKALAKEKDLLEREKWDLRRQTKEATEHTGMLRSQLDLKENRIKELEAELAMAKQSLATLTKDVPKRHSLAMPTETVVNGNNQEWVMQADLPLTAAIRQSQQTLYVHTGHPTDRQVAAVRVSPCHSRQPSIISDASAVEGDRSSTPSDINSPRHRTHSLCNSLEDLEEAKRKKKKEKMGLGSLSRVFARGKQRKSLDPGLFDGTSTPDYYIEEDADW, via the exons TCCTGCTGCGCGAGGAGGTGGCTCAGCTCCAGGAGGAGGTGCACCTGCTGCGGCAGATGAAGGACATGTTGAGTAAAGACCTGGAGGAGACCCAGGGAGGATGCTCGGCCGACGTGCTCTCTGCCACCGAGCTACGCGTGCAGCTGACTcagaaggagcaggagctggacCGAGCCAAGGAGGCTCTGCAAG CCATGAAGTCTGACCGTAAGCGTCTGAAGGCGGAGAAAGCCGACCTGGTGAACCAGATGCAGCAGCTTTACGCCACACTGGAGAGCCGGGAGGAGCAGCTCCGTGACTTCATACGCAACTATGAGCAGCACAGAAAA GAGAGCGAGGATGCGGTGAAGGCACTGGCAAAAGAGAAGGACCTGTTAGAGAGGGAGAAGTGGGACCTGCGGCGGCAGACCAAGGAAGCCACAGAGCATACAGGGATGCTGCGCTCGCAGCTTGACCTCAAGGAGAATCGCATCAAGGAGCTGGAAGCTGAACTGGCCATg GCCAAACAGTCACTAGCCACCCTGACCAAGGACGTGCCCAAGCGTCACTCTCTGGCCATGCCCACGGAGACTGTTGTCAATGGTAACAACCAAGAGTGGGTGATGCAGGCGGACCTCCCCCTGACTGCTGCAATCAGACAGAGTCAGCAGACCCTTTATGTCCACACCGGGCATCCCACGGACAGACAAG TGGCTGCCGTGCGGGTGAGCCCTTGCCACTCGCGTCAGCCCTCCATCATCTCCGACGCCTCAGCGGTGGAGGGGGACCGGTCATCCACACCCAGCGACATCAACTCGCCACGCCATCGGACTCACTCCCTCTGCAAT TCCCTAGAAGATCTGGAGGAGGCGAAGCgtaagaagaagaaagagaagatggGGCTGGGCTCTCTGTCGCGTGTCTTCGCCCGGGGGAAGCAACGCAAGTCCCTCGACCCTGGTTTGTTTGATGGTACTTCAACACCTGATTATTACATTGAGGAAGATGCAGACTGGTAA